One stretch of Streptomyces sp. A2-16 DNA includes these proteins:
- a CDS encoding (Fe-S)-binding protein, which produces MRVALFLTCVNDTLYPDTGRAVVKLLTRLGVDVDFPMSQTCCGQAHYNTGYRHDAEPLARHFSDVFRDYEAIVTPSGSCGAMVRELYPRMGERARAEGRGEGLAAVLAPVVPKTYELTEFLVDVLGVTDVGAYYPHTVTYHPTCHGLRGLGLGDRPRRLLQAVEGLELKELPGADECCGFGGTFALKNADVSAAMGADKVRNAESTGAEVLCAADNSCLMHIGGTMGRLESGMRPVHIAEILASTEEEPAV; this is translated from the coding sequence ATGCGTGTCGCCCTGTTCCTGACCTGTGTCAACGACACGCTCTATCCGGACACCGGCCGCGCTGTGGTGAAACTGCTGACCAGGCTGGGCGTGGACGTGGACTTCCCGATGTCCCAGACCTGCTGCGGGCAGGCGCACTACAACACCGGATACCGGCATGACGCGGAGCCGCTGGCCCGGCATTTCTCCGATGTCTTCCGGGACTACGAGGCGATCGTGACGCCGTCCGGCTCCTGCGGGGCGATGGTGCGGGAGCTGTATCCGCGCATGGGTGAGCGGGCCCGGGCCGAGGGGCGCGGGGAGGGCCTCGCGGCCGTGCTGGCACCCGTCGTACCGAAGACGTACGAGCTCACGGAGTTCCTGGTGGACGTGCTCGGGGTGACGGACGTCGGGGCGTACTACCCGCACACGGTGACCTACCACCCGACCTGTCACGGACTGCGCGGCCTCGGGCTCGGCGACCGGCCCCGGCGGCTGCTCCAGGCGGTCGAGGGGCTTGAGCTGAAGGAGCTTCCGGGCGCCGACGAGTGCTGCGGCTTCGGTGGCACCTTCGCGCTGAAGAACGCCGATGTCTCGGCGGCGATGGGCGCGGACAAGGTGCGCAACGCCGAGTCGACGGGCGCCGAGGTGCTGTGCGCGGCCGACAACTCCTGCCTCATGCACATCGGGGGGACGATGGGCCGGCTGGAGTCGGGCATGCGGCCGGTGCACATCGCGGAGATCCTGGCGAGCACGGAGGAGGAACCGGCCGTATGA
- a CDS encoding rhamnulokinase family protein, producing MSGSVKSYAAVDLGASSGRVMVGRVGSDSLELTEAHRFVNRPVRVPEGLRWDILSLYGGVLDGLRAAGQVDSVGIDSWAVDYGLLDADGALLGNPVHYRDSRTEGVAEKVWATVPAPELYAATGLQYAPFNTLYQLVADQLSGAERLLLIPDLLTYWLTGEQGTELTNASTTQLIDPRTRGWSYGIAQRLGIDLELFAPLRQPGDPAGLLRPEVLEETGLVGPVPVTAVGSHDTASAVAAVPASGERFAYICTGTWSLAGLELDAPVLTEESRAANFTNELGLDGTVRYLRNIMGLWLLQECVRAWGDPDLGELLLDAAKVPALRSVVDAGDAAFLAPGRMPERIAEACRASGQPVPRSPAEVTRCILDSLALAHRRAVEEAQRLADHPVDVVHVVGGGTRNALLCQLTADACGLPVVAGPTEAAALGNVLVQARAHGLVGDLAGGRELLTRTQPLTRYEPQGDTARWREAQSRLAGA from the coding sequence ATGAGCGGGTCCGTGAAGTCGTACGCCGCGGTCGACCTCGGCGCGTCCAGCGGACGTGTCATGGTCGGCCGCGTCGGCTCCGACAGCCTGGAGCTGACCGAGGCCCACCGGTTCGTGAACCGGCCCGTGCGGGTCCCGGAAGGGCTGCGCTGGGACATCCTCTCGCTCTACGGCGGTGTCCTGGACGGCCTGCGCGCCGCCGGGCAGGTCGACTCCGTCGGCATCGACAGCTGGGCCGTGGACTACGGGCTGCTGGACGCCGACGGGGCGCTGCTCGGCAACCCCGTGCACTACCGGGACTCCCGCACCGAGGGCGTCGCGGAGAAGGTGTGGGCGACCGTGCCCGCACCCGAGCTGTACGCGGCGACCGGGCTCCAGTACGCGCCCTTCAACACCCTGTACCAGCTCGTCGCCGATCAGCTCTCCGGCGCCGAGCGGCTGTTGCTCATCCCCGATCTGCTCACCTACTGGCTCACCGGTGAGCAGGGCACCGAGCTGACCAACGCGTCGACGACCCAGCTGATCGATCCCCGGACGCGCGGATGGTCGTACGGCATCGCGCAACGGCTCGGTATCGACCTGGAGTTGTTCGCCCCGCTGCGGCAACCCGGCGACCCCGCGGGCCTGTTGCGTCCCGAGGTGCTGGAGGAGACGGGTCTGGTCGGGCCCGTCCCGGTGACGGCCGTCGGTTCGCACGACACGGCCTCCGCGGTGGCCGCCGTGCCCGCCTCCGGTGAGCGGTTCGCCTACATCTGCACCGGCACCTGGTCCCTGGCCGGCCTCGAACTGGACGCGCCGGTGCTGACCGAGGAGAGCCGGGCCGCCAACTTCACCAACGAGCTGGGGCTCGACGGCACGGTCCGGTATCTGCGCAACATCATGGGGCTGTGGCTGCTCCAGGAGTGCGTGCGGGCCTGGGGCGACCCGGACCTGGGCGAGCTGCTCCTCGACGCGGCCAAGGTGCCGGCGCTGCGGTCGGTGGTGGACGCGGGGGACGCGGCCTTCCTCGCGCCGGGGCGGATGCCGGAGCGGATCGCCGAGGCGTGCCGTGCCTCGGGGCAGCCGGTGCCCCGCTCCCCCGCCGAGGTCACGCGCTGCATCCTCGACTCGCTGGCGCTGGCCCACCGCAGGGCCGTCGAGGAGGCGCAGCGGCTGGCCGACCACCCGGTCGACGTCGTGCACGTCGTCGGGGGCGGTACGCGCAACGCCCTGCTGTGCCAGCTGACCGCCGACGCCTGTGGGCTGCCGGTGGTGGCGGGGCCGACCGAGGCGGCCGCGCTCGGGAACGTGCTGGTCCAGGCGCGGGCCCACGGTCTCGTGGGCGACCTCGCGGGCGGGCGTGAGCTGCTCACCCGGACCCAGCCGCTCACGCGGTACGAGCCGCAGGGCGACACCGCGCGCTGGCGCGAGGCACAGTCCCGGCTCGCCGGGGCCTGA